The Apodemus sylvaticus chromosome 5, mApoSyl1.1, whole genome shotgun sequence genome has a segment encoding these proteins:
- the LOC127684919 gene encoding general transcription factor IIE subunit 1-like yields the protein MADPGILTEVPTALKRLAKYVVRGFYDIEHVLALDILIRNRCVKEEDMLELLKFNRKQLRSVLNNLKADKFIKSRMRVETAANGKTTHHNYYFISYRTLVNVVKYKLDHMRRKIETDERNSTSRASFKCPVCYSTFTDLDANQLFEPTTGTFHCTFCHTEVEENESAMPKKDARTLLARFNEQIEPIYALLREIEDVKLAYEILEPEPTETPALKKSKDQGATAAGAVVLAGEHQREARTNKGPSYEDLYTQNVVINMDDQDGVHRSSLKEKAAKERPIWLRESTVQGAYRSGQMKKDGMDVDTFQGRKEVRAGPDDTEEAMRVLLIHEKKTCSATAGLVGAVAPAKAATDSDSESETSESDNAFPPRPAAAAPHHRDEDEEDDEFEEVADDPMVLVAGCPFSFSEVCQQPELVARMTPEEKEAYIAIGQGMFEDMFA from the coding sequence ATGGCAGACCCTGGTATTCTTACTGAGGTTCCAACAGCATTGAAGCGGTTAGCCAAGTATGTCGTCCGGGGCTTTTATGACATTGAGCATGTGTTGGCCTTGGACATCTTGATCCGGAACCGCTGTGTAAAAGAAGAGGACATGCTGGAGCTGCTCAAGTTTAATCGGAAGCAACTTCGATCTGTTTTGAACAATTTAAAGGCAGACAAGTTCATCAAATCCAGAATGAGGGTAGAGACTGCTGCAAATGGGAAGACCACCCACCATAACTACTATTTCATCAGTTACCGAACTCTTGTCAATGTCGTGAAATACAAGCTGGACCACATGAGAAGGAAGATTGAAACGGATGAGAGAAATTCCACCAGTCGGGCTTCCTTCAAGTGTCCTGTCTGCTACAGCACTTTCACTGACCTAGACGCTAATCAGCTGTTTGAACCCACGACAGGAACTTTCCACTGCACCTTTTGCCATACAGAGGTAGAAGAAAATGAATCAGCAATGCCCAAAAAAGATGCTCGCACACTTTTGGCAAGATTTAATGAACAAATTGAGCCCATTTATGCATTGCTCCGAGAGATAGAGGATGTAAAGTTGGCCTACGAAATACTTGAGCCTGAACCCACGGAAACTCCAGCCCTGAAGAAGAGCAAGGACCAAGGAGCAACTGCCGCTGGAGCTGTTGTCCTGGCAGGTGAGCACCAGCGGGAGGCACGGACCAACAAAGGCCCCTCGTATGAGGACTTGTATACTCAGAATGTTGTCATTAACATGGATGACCAAGATGGTGTGCATCGCTCCTCGCTGAAAGAGAAAGCTGCCAAAGAGAGACCCATTTGGTTGAGAGAGAGCACTGTCCAAGGAGCGTACCGTTCTGGACAGATGAAGAAAGATGGCATGGATGTGGACACATTTCAGGGGCGCAAGGAAGTCCGTGCAGGGCCTGACGACACTGAGGAGGCCATGCGAGTTCTACTCATTCATGAGAAGAAGACTTGTTCGGCGACAGCTGGTTTGGTGGGAGCAGTCGCTCCAGCAAAGGCTGCTACTGACAGTGACTCTGAGAGTGAGACCAGTGAGTCGGACAACGCCTTTCCACCCCGGCCAGCCGCTGCAGCTCCTCATCATCGCGATGAAGATGAGGAGGACGATGAGTTTGAGGAAGTAGCCGATGACCCCATGGTTTTGGTGGCTGGCTGTCCATTCTCCTTCTCTGAGGTCTGCCAGCAGCCGGAGCTGGTAGCCCGGATGACGCCGGAAGAGAAGGAAGCATACATAGCCATTGGGCAGGGCATGTTCGAGGATATGTTTGCGTGA